CTCGTATTCCTCGCGGTGGGGAACGATCTCTACGCCTTCGCGCTGCAGCTCCTCGAGAAGCGCGTCGAGGTCTTCAACGCAGTAGTTGATCATCCACTGCTGATTGGGCTTGCCGAAGTAGTCGGTATCCGCCTCAAATGCAGCCCAAACCGTCATGCCCCGGCGTTGCGGCTGCTCGTCGTCGCGCCACCGGAATGACGCATGCCCGTCGTCGCCGACCGGTACGCCAAGATGCTCCTTGTACCACGCGTTGGTTGCCGTTGGATCCTTTGAGCGAAAAAAGACTCCGCCGATTCCGGTGACACGTTTCATTCTTCTTACCCGATCAAAAGCGAATGCGCCGTGCTAACGAGCGCCGCGCAAGCAGGTGTCGACGGAGGTGATCGTTTTACCACCCGACCGCACCGTCGCGTGCTGCGTGTACTCCGTCGCCGAGATGCGATCGAACGTTGTGACGATGCTTGCGTCGGGGTAAACGCTGTGGTAGGCGATGTGGTTCGGATCGCTGCCGGTCGCGCGCAGGATCGTGGCGGTTCCATGGTCGTCGAGAACGACCGCCGTCCAGCCGCCGCGCTGTGCGTCATACGCGAGCAGCTCTTCGTCGCCGCCGCCTGCCCAGGAAGCGATCTGCCGCAAGGTGTGGCCGTCGCGATCGTACGCGTACGTGGCATCGTAGGCCAAGCGTACCGCTCCCGCGCGGTACGTGCAGTTCCACGTACCGACGAGATAGTGCAGCCCGGCGAGCGGCGCCGCCGTTGCCGACAACGCCGCAGCGAGCACGAGGGACGCGAACATCACGACAATACCCATATCCCTTCCTCGCTACAATGTGCTGTTTGGTCCACACTTTGCTTTCATCGCCGCGCTGGCTCGCTGCTTTGCTGCCGAGTCGCCTCCTATCAACTCTTGCATCGTTTGCCGTTCGCTTGATGAGAGCGGGGGATCGTAGGTCGCAAGGTTGAGTAAAACTGGGCCAGCCGCGCTCTTGGCGATGGACCCCGAGATCGCGATGACGGCCGCTCCACTGGGTGC
The sequence above is drawn from the Candidatus Eremiobacteraceae bacterium genome and encodes:
- a CDS encoding VOC family protein; this translates as MKRVTGIGGVFFRSKDPTATNAWYKEHLGVPVGDDGHASFRWRDDEQPQRRGMTVWAAFEADTDYFGKPNQQWMINYCVEDLDALLEELQREGVEIVPHREEYEYGKFAWIVDPDGNRIELWEPPRSDKGS